Proteins encoded in a region of the Fundulus heteroclitus isolate FHET01 chromosome 2, MU-UCD_Fhet_4.1, whole genome shotgun sequence genome:
- the ano10b gene encoding anoctamin-10: MSKAGDDEGVPGGRGEPADGKTPSKLSAPSSTPGWGKVSCPCCASERVEPLVLVKLGQKVIPETKRWLIKLIRAPQKEGGAGLLAHPGEDATGNIIVLSAPRCTLLRATEELGLCKIYRNGEMEAFAYDDRDNFRDSDNMEVFLTSAERQYIIKYELDGLRAQKDLRIPGMLDSCTLQRRDNIWQKLGAAGVIVDTFPLHNPGKLKDLSEAWYAGNQLAQPLDKVNEYFGSSMAFYFSFLDFYTWSLLPPAILGIFIAYFSREVQREMLQSVSGSQAGEVQDDPEPLISGHMLQAVFSMLWSTVFMEMWKRRRASLSYRWGTLNLAERFAEPRPGFHGDLGVNPVTGRVEPLFPEWKRDLRMALVSVPVVGLFLGLVVLGMMCFYWAEARVQQLHKDWDSMISQALLYTPSVLHIVYTNMLATVYKTVATSLTEYENHREESAYENHLTGKVLVFTFFNNFAVLFHIAFFKQDVTLLRKRLASLLIITQLVNQVTEVVIPFLVDRFISAPHRAENKDDPEEDKFRNQGTLPPFPGLFAEYIELLVQFGYLSLFSCVFPLTAILLLLNNLTEIRSDAYKVCKLFRKPFYPPVASMGVWQHAFEVLSFVSVVSNCWLLLLSPRVQELSQEAEMTGSNLLMGAVIVEHVLILVKVIMAALIPDEPDWIRKKREHIEYTSMQALRQQKLNVQES; this comes from the exons ATGAGTAAGGCAGGTGATGACGAAGGTGTACCTGGTGGCCGAGGAGAACCTGCAGACGGGAAGACGCCGAGCAAACTGAGCGCCCCGTCCTCCACGCCAGGCTGGGGCAAAGTCAGCTGCCCCTGCTGTGCCTCAGAACGGGTCGAGCCGCTGGTTCTGGTGAAGCTCGGACAGAAGGTCATTCCCGAGACGAAGCGCTGGCTCATCAAACTGATCAGAGCTCCTCAGAAAGAAGGAG GTGCCGGGTTATTGGCTCACCCGGGCGAGGACGCCACTGGTAACATCATCGTGTTGTCGGCACCGCGCTGCACGTTACTGCGAGCCACGGAGGAGCTGGGCTTGTGCAAGATTTACCGCAACGGTGAAATGGAGGCCTTCGCCTACGATGACAGAGACAACTTCAGAGATTCAG ACAACATGGAGGTGTTTCTAACATCTGCGGAGCGACAGTACATCATAAAGTACGAGCTGGACGGACTGCGGGCGCAGAAGGACCTGAGGATACCAGGAATGCTCGACAGCTGCAcactgcagaggagagacaacATCT GGCAGAAGCTGGGAGCTGCTGGTGTGATTGTAGACACATTTCCTCTCCACAACCCGGGCAAACTAAAGGATCTCAGTGAAGCCTGGTACGCTGGGAACCAGCTGGCTCAGCCACTGG ACAAAGTGAACGAGTATTTTGGTAGCTCGATGGCTTTCTACTTCAGCTTCCTCGATTTCTATACCTGGTCTCTCCTTCCACCGGCTATACTGGGCATTTTCATCGCATATTTCTCAA GAGAGGTCCAGAGGGAGATGCTGCAGTCAGTCTCGGGTTCTCAGGCAGGGGAAGTCCAGGACGACCCAGAACCTCTCATCAGCGGTCACATGCTGCAGGCGGTGTTCAGCATGCTCTGGTCCACCGTGTTTATGGAGATGTGGAAACGCCGCAGAGCCTCGCTGTCGTACCGCTGGGGCACCCTAAACCTCGCCGAGCGCTTTGCGGAGCCACGGCCGGGCTTCCACGGCGACTTGGGGGTCAACCCTGTGACCGGTCGTGTAGAGCCGCTGTTCCCTGAATGGAAGAGGGACCTGCGGATGGCACTGGTGTCTGTCCCAGTGGTGGGGCTGTTTCTAG GACTGGTGGTTCTGGGGATGATGTGTTTCTACTGGGCAGAGGCCCGGGTGCAGCAGCTGCACAAAGACTGGGACTCCATGATTTCTCAGGCCTTACTCTACACGCCCTCAGTGCTCCATATTGTCTACACAAACATGCTCGCCACAGTTTACAAGACCGTGGCCACATCTCTGACCGAATATG AGAACCATCGAGAGGAGTCGGCATATGAAAACCATCTGACAGGCAAAGTCTTAGTG TTCACCTTCTTTAACAACTTTGCAGTGCTCTTCCATATCGCCTTCTTCAAGCAGGACGTGACCCTGCTTCGAAAG CGTTTAGCTTCTTTGCTGATCATCACTCAGCTGGTGAATCAGGTGACAGAGGTGGTCATACCTTTCCTTGTGGACCGATTCATCAGCGCCCCCCACAGGGCAGAGAACAAAGATGATCCAGAAGAAGACAAATTTCGGAATCAAGGCACCCTGCCTCCTTTCCCA ggGCTGTTTGCAGAATACATCGAGCTGCTGGTGCAGTTTGGGTATTTGAGTCTTTTCTCCTGCGTGTTTCCTTTGACTGCCATTCTGCTGCTTCTCAACAATCTAACAGAAATCCGATCGGACGCCTATAAGGTCTGCAAACTCTTCCGTAAACCCTTTTACCCTCCTGTGGCCAGCATGGGCGTGTGGCAG CACGCCTTCGAGGTGCTGAGTTTTGTGTCAGTGGTGTCCAactgctggctgctgctgctgtcaccaCGCGTGCAGGAGCTGAGTCAGGAGGCCGAGATGACTGGCAGCAACCTTCTGATGGGCGCTGTTATCGTGGAG CATGTCCTCATATTAGTTAAGGTGATTATGGCCGCCCTGATACCAGATGAGCCTGACTGGATCAGGAAAAAGAGGGAGCACATC